The following are from one region of the Etheostoma spectabile isolate EspeVRDwgs_2016 chromosome 2, UIUC_Espe_1.0, whole genome shotgun sequence genome:
- the prelid1b gene encoding PRELI domain containing 1b isoform X1 — MVKYFCNNTDIRSTWDHVVSAFWQRYPNPFSTHVLTEDVVYREVTADHRLLSRRLLTKTNRLPRWAERLFPTGMSRLVYIIEDSIVDPVNRSLTTYTWNLNHTTLMSVEERCIFQDSVEQPAATKLKREAWISSNVYGFSRPIQEFGLARFKSNQVKAMKGLDYALSNLQGETPQRLLRDTVKDASEKAKEAAKSLASAATVPKKPQQYV; from the exons ATGGTCAAGTATTTCTGTAATAACACGGACATCAGGAGTACGTGGGACCATGTTGTCTCTGCTTTTTGGCAGAGGTACCCAAACCCATTCAG CACCCATGTTCTCACAGAGGACGTTGTGTACCGCGAAGTGACGGCGGACCACCGGCTCCTCTCCAGACGCCTCCTGACGAAGACCAATCGGCTGCCTCGCTGGGCGGAGCGGCTCTTCCCTACTGGCATGTCTCGCTTGGTGTACATCATCGAGGACTCCATTGTGGACCCTGTCAACAGGAGCCTGACCACCTACACCTGGAACCTCAACCACACAACCCTCATG TCGGTTGAAGAGCGTTGTATTTTCCAAGACTCTGTGGAGCAGCCAGCCGCCACCAAGCTGAAACGAGAAGCGTGGATATCATCAAATGTTTATGGCTTCTCCAGACCTATTCAG GAGTTTGGATTGGCCCGATTCAAAAGTAACCAGGTGAAGGCCATGAAAGGGCTGGATTACGCACTGTCCAACTTACAGG GAGAGACGCCCCAGCGGCTGCTCAGGGACACAGTGAAGGATGCGTCAGAGAAGGCCAAGGAGGCTGCCAAGAGCCTGGCGTCAGCTGCTACTGTCCCAAAGAAACCGCAGCAGTACGTCTGA
- the toporsa gene encoding topoisomerase I binding, arginine/serine-rich a, translating to MSAIKIALQQSQKKGRRKTSEAMSAEVSPDSKCPICLDIFNNISYLDICLHKFCFRCIQEWSKNKAECPLCKQPFNSIYHSIKSDHEFKKYDLQPVDNGSFGTFGGVRFRYRTTLTGVHRQMRGRTSPPPDNGVMFEASANPPQQPQDRYIRRMMKRLAAKRRAASEGRAVNSVREQEMVNFRRELYRRGVKIRSVRDGGRSRDTSAEFFRRNPACLHRLIPWLKRELIVLYGAHGSLVNIVQHIIMSRITRYDMEDGAIQEELRPFLQGRTEHFLHEFISFAKSPFNMEAYDQHASYDCPAPSSNEDSSSNSSVIAISEDEEDSVELDPPGDSTSNLSHSAWDDETPGPSYSTTAEQSRAECLSVLNLDSDSDSSLEEETQGFGASPQQITPHNQTDVARGGVNDEECLSNDSDDCVIISFVKPTAERTPELVQLSSDSDESASEDIKAVPLLPQHIRFSSLSPIASQSSDPSGAGQSESAETDNYHQLYSKNRCSSSTSSRHKTSSKLDRKDTGRRFDSNDRSRERHLSKDRDHRRKRRSRSGERRRSSRSPVISPSSTQSRERGSSYSSSKDYSKCDRNYKRRDRDYSYQSNRHYSQERNNSGINYTEKRSYYYSIRNYSDRHSGSRSHSRDSRRRDRGHSRSRTCSNSRSPSTKSTSHNNKPGGKRKYKTRHLEEASKNTLSLSNANGDSPVLSTKHKKKSKEKHRKKSRDRSRKTSRSLSVELVNEENSNERSKHHHKKKKKHKKKSKRHKSNERTGKHLPTVITIDSDSDSFCE from the coding sequence ATGTCAGCAATCAAGATTGCCCTTCAGCAGAGCCAGAAAAAAGGCAGAAGGAAAACTTCTGAAGCAATGTCTGCAGAGGTGTCCCCAGACTCGAAGTGTCCCATCTGTTTGGACATATTTAACAACATTTCTTACCTGGACATCTGCCTACACAAGTTCTGTTTCCGCTGTATTCAGGAGTGGTCGAAGAACAAAGCTGAGTGCCCTCTATGCAAACAGCCGTTTAATTCAATCTATCACAGTATAAAATCTGATCACGAGTTTAAGAAGTATGATCTGCAGCCGGTGGATAATGGCTCTTTCGGGACTTTTGGCGGAGTGCGGTTTAGATACCGCACAACTCTTACTGGAGTCCATCGACAGATGCGGGGAAGGACCTCTCCACCTCCCGACAATGGAGTAATGTTTGAAGCCTCAGCAAACCCCCCACAACAGCCGCAGGACCGCTACATCCGGCGGATGATGAAGAGGTTGGCAGCCAAGAGGAGAGCTGCGAGTGAAGGCAGGGCAGTGAACAGTGTCAGAGAGCAGGAAATGGTCAACTTTAGGAGGGAACTGTACCGGCGGGGGGTGAAGATTCGGAGTGTCCGGGATGGAGGCCGCTCCCGCGACACCTCAGCTGAGTTCTTCCGAAGAAATCCTGCCTGCCTACATAGACTGATCCCCTGGCTAAAAAGAGAACTCATTGTGTTATATGGGGCCCATGGCTCTTTGGTCAACATAGTTCAACACATCATCATGTCACGCATTACACGTTATGATATGGAGGATGGAGCTATTCAGGAAGAGCTCAGGCCGTTCCTCCAGGGGCGCACAGAGCACTTTTTGCATGAGTTCATCAGCTTTGCAAAGTCCCCCTTCAATATGGAGGCCTATGACCAGCATGCTTCCTACGACTGCCCCGCCCCTTCCTCAAATGAAGACAGCAGTTCCAATTCATCTGTAATCGCTATCTCAGAGGATGAGGAAGACTCAGTGGAGTTGGACCCCCCAGGTGACTCCACGTCTAATTTGAGCCATTCTGCATGGGATGATGAGACGCCTGGGCCATCATATTCTACAACAGCGGAGCAGAGCAGGGCCGAGTGTCTGTCAGTCCTCAACTTAGACTCGGATTCAGACAGCAGTTTAGAGGAGGAGACACAGGGGTTTGGGGCCTCTCCACAGCAAATTACTCCTCATAACCAAACAGACGTGGCACGCGGTGGAGTTAACGATGAAGAGTGTCTGTCTAATGACAGCGATGACTGTGTCATTATAAGTTTTGTTAAGCCAACTGCAGAGCGGACTCCTGAACTGGTTCAGCTCTCCTCTGACTCTGATGAGTCTGCCAGTGAAGATATTAAAGCAGTGCCTCTTCTACCTCAACACATCCGCTTCTCCAGTCTTAGTCCCATAGCTTCACAGAGTAGTGATCCAAGTGGTGCTGGACAGTCAGAAAGTGCCGAAACAGACAACTATCATCAATTGTATTCAAAAAATAGATGTAGCTCTTCAACATCTAGCAGACACAAGACATCCAGTAAGTTAGACAGAAAAGACACGGGTAGAAGATTTGACAGTAATGATAGATCTAGGGAGAGGCACTTGTCTAAGGACAGAGACCATAGGAGAAAAAGGAGGTCAAGAAGTGGAGAGCGCAGGCGCTCCAGCAGGAGCCCAGTGATCTCCCCCAGCAGCACGCAGTCCAGAGAAAGAGGTTCTTCTTACTCCAGTAGCAAAGACTACTCAAAATGTGACCGTAATTATAAAAGGAGAGACCGTGATTACAGCTATCAGTCAAACAGGCATTATAGCCAAGAGAGAAATAATAGTGGGATAAATTACACAGAGAAGCGATCCTACTATTACAGTATTCGCAACTACTCAGATCGGCACTCTGGCTCCAGGAGCCACAGCAGAGATTCACGGAGACGGGACAGGGGGCATTCTCGTTCTAGGACTTGTTCCAACAGTCGGTCCCCTTCAACAAAAAGTACATCTCACAACAATAAGCCTGGTGGAAAGAGgaaatacaaaacaagacatttggaaGAAGCATCCAAAAACACACTTTCCCTCTCAAATGCAAACGGTGACTCCCCCGTGTTGTCaacaaaacataagaaaaagagCAAAGAGAAACATCGTAAAAAATCCAGAGACAGGTCAAGAAAGACTAGCAGGAGCCTCAGCGTGGAGCTCGTCAATGAGGAAAACTCTAATGAGCGGAGCAAGCATCAccataagaagaagaagaaacataaGAAGAAAAGTAAAAGGCACAAGAGTAATGAGCGCACAGGGAAGCACTTACCCACTGTCATTACCATTGATAGTGACAGTGATTCTTTTTGCGAGTGA
- the ndufb6 gene encoding NADH dehydrogenase [ubiquinone] 1 beta subcomplex subunit 6: MSGYTPDEKLRVEQITKLRRQWLKDQELSPREPVVQAKPPGAVAKFWAGFLEPKSLWRLYTYKAYTGGVFTLTRLLIPAWIVHYCVKYHIAQRPYGIVELKPKLFPGDTILETGEVVPDLPDAHGHH, encoded by the exons ATGTCTGGGTACACACCAGACGAGAAGCTCCGTGTCGAGCAGATAACAAAGCTCCGGAGACAGTGGCTGAAGGACCAGGAGCTCAGCCCGAGGGAGCCCGTGGTACAAGCTAAACCTCCCGGCGCTGTCGCTAAGTTCTGGGCTGGCTTTCTGGAGCCCAAGAGCCTGTGGAGGCTTTAC ACCTACAAAGCATACACAGGTGGAGTTTTTACATTAACACGGCTGTTAATACCTGCTTGGATTGTTCACTACTGTGTGAAATACCATATTGCT CAAAGGCCATATGGCATTGTGGAGTTGAAACCCAAGCTGTTCCCT GGTGACACCATTCTGGAGACGGGTGAAGTTGTTCCAGATCTTCCTGACGCCCATGGTCATCACTGA
- the prelid1b gene encoding PRELI domain containing 1b isoform X2: protein MVKYFCNNTDIRSTWDHVVSAFWQRYPNPFSTHVLTEDVVYREVTADHRLLSRRLLTKTNRLPRWAERLFPTGMSRLVYIIEDSIVDPVNRSLTTYTWNLNHTTLMSVEERCIFQDSVEQPAATKLKREAWISSNVYGFSRPIQEFGLARFKSNQVKAMKGLDYALSNLQGIGIRLNVMERRPSGCSGTQ, encoded by the exons ATGGTCAAGTATTTCTGTAATAACACGGACATCAGGAGTACGTGGGACCATGTTGTCTCTGCTTTTTGGCAGAGGTACCCAAACCCATTCAG CACCCATGTTCTCACAGAGGACGTTGTGTACCGCGAAGTGACGGCGGACCACCGGCTCCTCTCCAGACGCCTCCTGACGAAGACCAATCGGCTGCCTCGCTGGGCGGAGCGGCTCTTCCCTACTGGCATGTCTCGCTTGGTGTACATCATCGAGGACTCCATTGTGGACCCTGTCAACAGGAGCCTGACCACCTACACCTGGAACCTCAACCACACAACCCTCATG TCGGTTGAAGAGCGTTGTATTTTCCAAGACTCTGTGGAGCAGCCAGCCGCCACCAAGCTGAAACGAGAAGCGTGGATATCATCAAATGTTTATGGCTTCTCCAGACCTATTCAG GAGTTTGGATTGGCCCGATTCAAAAGTAACCAGGTGAAGGCCATGAAAGGGCTGGATTACGCACTGTCCAACTTACAGG GGATTGGGATCAGGCTAAACGTTATG GAGAGACGCCCCAGCGGCTGCTCAGGGACACAGTGA